One region of Pogona vitticeps strain Pit_001003342236 chromosome 1, PviZW2.1, whole genome shotgun sequence genomic DNA includes:
- the BEND3 gene encoding BEN domain-containing protein 3 → MNSGELFDEEDNAEVIIKNIMKVETDKEDEVLDCSVISKPSGKNSLDSLLTSLQDTNKRKRTSFSCDGSGNHQETLSTVKKRNLTQEGPVSNLKHSDASPIHEDVELSNKSKNPNVAWICEEETPTNTIMPSYKKPLYGISHKITEKKTLPGAEQFTSYELFEKINPNSPSNLRTLNEHRKRDTSAITAATSESDSNIYSLIQKMFYTLNTLNSNMTQLHSKVDLLSLEVSRIKRQVSPTNTVAEFRPPPEYQLTSSELKQIMDQSTSGGDLACRLLVQLFPELFSEDEISRTCSTCGYLNKKKLESLHLQLIRNYVEVCYPSVKNPAVWQAECLPQVNDFFNSFWAQRDMENNQTDIQSSSFYEPDLIVDKEDEEALSVDQSNSVASEWVFDAQDINEFLDEASSPGEFCVFLLHRLFPELFDHRKLAERYSCYGESGKQELDPQRLQVIRRYTEIYFPAMQERKAWLQHCVQRINDELESMYMDDSEGEQMRDDCYDSSSLPDDVSVIKVEDNFEYERPGRRSKKIWLVPIDFDKIEIPPPDFDVPIPDYLLNKDQLKNIYESSLSIGNFASRLLVHLFPELFTHENLRKQYNCSGSLGKKQLDPIRIKLIRHYVQMLYPRAKNDRVWTLEFVGKLDERCRRRDTEQRRTYQLQRKIHVPGPERREFLTYAINPERFKEEFDGPPLPPERSNKDFCKIPLEELVVPPPDFPVPSLYLLSDKEVREIVQQSLSVGNFAARLLVRLFPELFTSDNLRLQYNHSGACNKKQLDPVRLRLIRHYVEAVYPVEKMDEVWHYECIPSIDERCRRPNRKKCDILKKAKKVKK, encoded by the exons ATGAATTCAGGAGAATTATTTGATGAAGAAGACAATGCTGAAG TGATTATCAAAAATATTATGAAAGTAGAAACAGACAAAGAAGATGAAGTTCTAGATTGCTCTGTAATCTCAAAACCTTCTGGAAAAAACTCTCTGGATAGCTTATTAACTTCTCTGCAAGATACCAACAAACGAAAACGGACTTCATTTAGTTGTGATGGCTCAGGAAACCACCAAGAAACTCTATCCACTGTGAAGAAAAGAAATCTTACACAAGAG GGTCCTGTTTCAAACTTGAAGCATAGTGATGCATCACCTATTCATGAAGATGTGGAACTGTCAAATAAGAGCAAGAATCCTAATGTAGCATGGATTTGTGAAGAAGAAACTCCAACAAACACAATAATGCCATCCTATAAGAAACCTCTTTATGGGATCTCAcacaaaattacagagaagaagACTTTGCCAGGAGCAGAACAGTTCACATCTTATGAGTTGTTTGAAAAGATTAATCCTAACAGTCCCTCCAATCTGCGAACTTTGAATGAACACCGCAAAAGAGATACAAGTGCTATTACAGCTGCTACTTCTGAGTCTGATTCAAATATATattctttaatacaaaaaatGTTTTATACACTGAATACCTTAAATTCCAACATGACTCAACTTCATAGCAAAGTAGACTTGTTATCACTAGAAGTCAGTAGAATTAAAAGGCAGGTCAGCCCAACAAACACTGTAGCAGAATTCAGGCCGCCACCTGAATACCAGCTGACTTCCTCAGAACTCAAACAGATCATGGATCAAAGTACATCAGGGGGAGACTTGGCTTGCAGATTACTTGTACAGCTTTTTCCAGAGCTCTTCAGTGAGGATGAAATAAGCAGGACTTGTAGTACCTGTGGCTATCTTAATAAAAAGAAGCTTGAATCTCTCCATTTGCAGCTCATCCGAAATTATGTGGAGGTATGTTATCCTTCTGTGAAAAATCCTGCTGTTTGGCAGGCAGAATGTTTGCCTCAGGTTAATGACTTTTTCAATAGCTTTTGGGCCCAGAGGGACATGGAAAACAATCAGACAGATATACAGTCCTCCAGTTTTTACGAACCTGATCTGATAGTTGATAAGGAGGATGAAGAAGCTCTATCTGTTGACCAGAGTAATTCTGTTGCCTCTGAATGGGTATTTGATGCTCAGGATATAAATGAATTTTTAGATGAAGCTTCCtctcctggagaattctgtgtctttttgctacacagattGTTTCCAGAACTCTTTGATCACAGAAAGTTGGCTGAGAGATATAGCTGTTATGGAGAAAGTGGGAAACAAGAGCTTGACCCTCAGCGACTTCAAGTAATCCGCAGGTACACAGAGATTTATTTTCCTGCCATGCAGGAAAGAAAAGCCTGGTTGCAGCATTGTGTTCAGAGAATAAATGATGaacttgaaagcatgtatatgGATGATAGTGAGGGTGAACAGATGAGAGATGATTGCTATGATTCTTCTAGTTTGCCTGATGATGTTTCTGTTATAAAAGTAGAAGATAATTTTGAATATGAAAGGCCCGGCAGACGGTCAAAAAAGATTTGGCTTGTGCCTATAGACTTTGATAAGATAGAGATCCCTCCCCCTGATTTTGATGTCCCTATTCCAGACTACCTGTTAAATAAGGATCAGCTGAAGAACATATATGAAAGCAGCTTGTCTATAGGAAATTTTGCTTCTCGGTTGTTAGTTCACTTATTCCCTGAATTGTTTACTCATGAAAACTTAAGGAAGCAATATAATTGTAGTGGATCTCTGGGTAAGAAACAACTTGATCCCATTAGGATTAAATTAATACGACACTATGTGCAAATGTTATATCCAAGAGCCAAGAATGATAGAGTATGGACCTTGGAATTTGTTGGAAAGCTTGATGAAAGATGTCGTCGCAGAGATACTGAGCAGAGACGCACATACCAactgcagcgaaaaatccatgtACCAGGACCTGAAAGGAGAGAATTTCTGACCTATGCAATAAACCCAGAACGATTTAAGGAAGAATTTGATGGACCACCGTTGCCTCCAGAAAGAAGTAACAAAGATTTCTGCAAGATACCACTTGAGGAACTGGTTGTTCCTCCTCCAGACTTTCCTGTGCCTTCTCTGTATCTGCTATCTGATAAAGAAGTAAGAGAGATAGTACAGCAGAGCCTTTCAGTTGGTAACTTTGCTGCCAGACTTCTTGTAAGACTTTTTCCAGAACTTTTTACTTCAGATAACCTCAGACTGCAGTACAATCATTCAGGGGCTTGTAACAAAAAGCAGCTAGATCCTGTCAGACTACGACTAATCCGTCATTATGTAGAAGCTGTGTATCCTGTTGAGAAAATGGATGAAGTTTGGCATTATGAATGTATACCAAGCATTGATGAAAGATGCAGACGTCCCAATAGAAAAAAGTGTGACATATTGAAAAAAGCTAAGAAAGTAAAAAAGTGA